Proteins encoded by one window of Silvibacterium dinghuense:
- a CDS encoding glycosyltransferase 87 family protein produces the protein MTGIQTLAARGLLGLAGALATPLVARMARRDAGAGERWDRVFLAVFALSRLLLYGLVFGLLHLAPRGDIPAFYYPQALHVLAGQRPYRDFISSYAPLHSYLDAAAVLLWHSPLAIILLAVLAEIAMMATWSAVTRGFIPGHSGRTARWLYLVSPLSVMFVTVDGQNNVLIGLLLALAVLLALRERRALSGISYALSACVVKFLSLIYLPVFVLTMRRWSAWLAGTLLTLAVVYGSFAAMHLPIQQPLTAEGDHRGAGCLPYVIEVLAGRQLSGHLWDGLLVLALLLILGLILIVSRSHEAQRIAMEKWRGVQLYLLLHGMTAMTIAVLLLSKKSWPTYVLMALFPLCVLVAQSRPLTIWLFGLFQCVAVVEHSFWASILSQPDSVQMRTLLSAGNHAAFVQMGLEILLLAGYVLFLGIAVRGIRRSALSRIPISPWDEPAG, from the coding sequence ATGACAGGGATTCAGACATTGGCAGCCCGAGGGCTGCTGGGACTTGCAGGCGCGCTGGCGACTCCGCTTGTCGCCCGGATGGCTCGCCGCGATGCAGGCGCGGGAGAGCGCTGGGACCGGGTATTTCTTGCCGTGTTCGCTCTCAGCCGCCTGTTGCTGTACGGCCTTGTTTTCGGCCTGCTGCATCTTGCGCCGCGCGGCGATATCCCCGCTTTTTACTATCCGCAGGCGTTGCATGTGCTCGCCGGACAGCGGCCTTATCGTGATTTCATCAGCAGCTATGCGCCGTTGCACAGCTATCTCGATGCAGCAGCGGTTTTGCTCTGGCATTCTCCGCTTGCGATCATCCTGCTCGCTGTGCTGGCAGAGATTGCGATGATGGCGACGTGGAGTGCGGTGACGAGAGGCTTCATCCCGGGACATTCGGGGCGGACTGCGCGATGGCTCTACCTGGTAAGCCCGCTCAGCGTGATGTTTGTCACCGTCGATGGCCAGAACAATGTCCTGATCGGTCTGCTGCTGGCTCTTGCGGTGCTGCTGGCGTTGCGCGAGCGCCGCGCACTGTCGGGCATCAGTTATGCTCTTTCGGCCTGCGTGGTGAAATTCCTCTCGCTGATCTATCTGCCGGTTTTTGTGCTCACCATGCGCCGCTGGAGCGCATGGCTTGCCGGCACGCTGCTGACGCTCGCCGTCGTGTATGGATCGTTCGCAGCGATGCACCTGCCGATTCAGCAGCCGCTTACCGCTGAAGGCGACCACCGCGGAGCGGGATGTCTGCCGTATGTGATCGAGGTCCTGGCGGGCAGGCAACTGAGCGGACACCTGTGGGATGGCCTCCTGGTGCTGGCACTTCTGCTCATCCTCGGACTGATTCTGATTGTTTCCCGCAGTCACGAGGCGCAGCGTATCGCAATGGAGAAATGGCGCGGGGTGCAGCTCTACCTGCTGCTGCATGGCATGACTGCCATGACAATTGCCGTTCTTCTGCTCTCGAAAAAGTCCTGGCCGACATACGTGCTGATGGCGCTTTTTCCGCTGTGTGTCCTGGTCGCGCAGTCGCGGCCGCTTACGATCTGGCTCTTCGGGCTGTTTCAATGCGTGGCCGTGGTGGAACACAGCTTTTGGGCCTCGATCCTGAGCCAGCCGGATTCGGTGCAGATGCGGACGCTGCTCAGCGCGGGCAATCATGCGGCGTTTGTGCAGATGGGGCTCGAGATTCTGCTCCTGGCCGGGTATGTGCTGTTTTTAGGGATAGCAGTCCGCGGCATTCGCAGGAGTGCGTTAAGTCGTATCCCCATATCGCCATGGGATGAGCCTGCGGGGTAG
- the groL gene encoding chaperonin GroEL (60 kDa chaperone family; promotes refolding of misfolded polypeptides especially under stressful conditions; forms two stacked rings of heptamers to form a barrel-shaped 14mer; ends can be capped by GroES; misfolded proteins enter the barrel where they are refolded when GroES binds) has protein sequence MAKQILHGEDSRQAILRGVNTLADAVKVTLGPKGRNVVIEKKFGSPTITKDGVTVAKEIELKDSLENMGAQMVREVASKTSDVAGDGTTTATVLAQAIYREGVKTVAAGANPMALKRGIDKAVEAIVGKRDENGAVHGGALAKFSKPVTGDMIAQVGTISANSDATIGTIIAEAMKKVGKDGVITVEESKTLETQLDVVEGMQFDRGYLSPYFVTDPDRMEASLEDPFILIHEKKISSMKDLLPLLEQVARQGKPLVIIAEDVDGEALATLVVNKLRGTLNVAAVKAPGFGDRRKAMLEDIAKLTGGKAITEDLGIKLENVKVEDLGRAKRVTIDKDNTTIVEGRGSDSDIAGRVKEIRSQIEKTSSDYDREKLQERLAKLVGGVAVIKVGAATETEMKEKKARVEDAMHATRAAVEEGIVPGGGVALVRSTPAVDELIKTLEGDEKIGAQIIRRAIEEPLRQIVSNAGVEGAVVVGKIHESKDDHYGYNAGADKFEDLVAAGVIDPTKVTRTALQNAASIAGLMLTTEAMVSDIPEPKAAAPAGHGGGMEGMY, from the coding sequence ATGGCAAAGCAGATTCTGCACGGGGAAGACTCCCGCCAGGCCATCCTGCGCGGCGTCAACACCCTCGCCGACGCGGTGAAGGTCACCCTCGGCCCCAAGGGCCGCAACGTCGTCATCGAGAAGAAGTTCGGCTCGCCGACGATCACCAAGGACGGCGTCACCGTCGCCAAGGAAATCGAGCTCAAGGACTCCCTCGAGAACATGGGCGCCCAGATGGTTCGCGAAGTGGCTTCGAAGACCTCGGATGTGGCCGGCGACGGCACCACCACCGCCACTGTCCTGGCCCAGGCCATCTACCGCGAAGGCGTGAAGACGGTTGCCGCCGGTGCGAACCCGATGGCTCTCAAGCGCGGCATCGACAAGGCTGTCGAGGCCATCGTCGGCAAGCGTGACGAGAACGGTGCTGTTCATGGCGGCGCACTCGCCAAGTTCTCGAAGCCCGTCACCGGCGACATGATCGCCCAGGTCGGCACCATCTCGGCCAACTCCGACGCGACCATCGGCACCATCATTGCCGAAGCGATGAAGAAGGTCGGCAAGGACGGCGTCATCACCGTCGAAGAGTCGAAGACCCTCGAGACCCAGCTCGACGTCGTCGAAGGCATGCAGTTCGACCGCGGCTACCTGAGCCCCTACTTCGTCACCGATCCGGACCGCATGGAAGCCTCGCTCGAGGATCCGTTCATCCTGATCCATGAGAAGAAGATCAGCTCCATGAAGGATCTGCTTCCGCTGCTCGAGCAGGTCGCCCGTCAGGGCAAGCCGCTCGTCATCATCGCCGAGGACGTCGATGGTGAGGCGCTCGCGACCCTGGTCGTCAACAAGCTGCGTGGCACCCTGAACGTCGCGGCCGTCAAGGCTCCCGGCTTCGGCGATCGCCGCAAGGCCATGCTCGAAGACATCGCGAAGCTCACCGGTGGCAAGGCCATCACCGAAGACCTCGGCATCAAGCTCGAGAACGTCAAGGTGGAAGACCTCGGCCGTGCCAAGCGCGTGACCATCGACAAGGACAACACGACCATCGTTGAGGGCCGCGGCAGCGACTCCGACATCGCCGGTCGCGTCAAGGAGATCCGCAGCCAGATCGAGAAGACCTCTTCCGATTACGACCGCGAGAAGCTCCAGGAGCGCCTGGCCAAGCTGGTCGGCGGCGTTGCCGTCATCAAGGTCGGTGCAGCCACCGAAACCGAGATGAAGGAGAAGAAGGCCCGTGTCGAGGACGCGATGCATGCGACCCGCGCGGCCGTCGAGGAAGGCATCGTCCCGGGCGGCGGTGTGGCCCTCGTCCGCAGCACCCCTGCGGTCGATGAGCTCATCAAGACCCTCGAAGGTGACGAGAAGATCGGTGCACAGATCATCCGCCGCGCCATCGAAGAGCCTCTCCGCCAGATCGTCAGCAACGCCGGTGTCGAAGGCGCCGTGGTTGTCGGCAAGATCCACGAGAGCAAGGACGACCACTACGGCTACAACGCCGGTGCCGACAAGTTCGAGGACCTGGTTGCGGCCGGTGTCATCGACCCGACCAAGGTCACGCGCACTGCCCTGCAGAACGCGGCCTCGATCGCCGGCCTGATGCTGACCACCGAAGCCATGGTCTCGGACATCCCCGAGCCCAAGGCAGCGGCCCCGGCCGGACACGGCGGCGGCATGGAAGGCATGTACTAG
- a CDS encoding co-chaperone GroES, which yields MATATVATTFTPLHDRILVRRVEEGETIRGGIIIPDSAKEKPQEGEVISVGKGKSNDEGKTFPLDVKAGDRILFGKYSGTEIKIDGEEFLIMREEEVLGILKK from the coding sequence ATGGCAACTGCAACTGTAGCGACCACCTTCACTCCGCTGCATGATCGCATCCTCGTCCGTCGTGTCGAAGAGGGTGAGACCATCCGCGGTGGCATCATCATCCCCGACAGCGCCAAGGAAAAGCCGCAGGAAGGCGAAGTCATCTCCGTCGGCAAGGGCAAGTCCAACGACGAAGGCAAGACCTTCCCGCTCGACGTCAAGGCCGGCGACCGCATCCTCTTCGGCAAGTACTCGGGCACCGAGATCAAGATCGACGGCGAAGAGTTCCTGATCATGCGCGAGGAAGAAGTCCTCGGCATCCTCAAGAAGTAG
- a CDS encoding MFS transporter, whose amino-acid sequence MHVPMFLMGRAVHYQLAGMPMGNTMLAGMGLIVAGCMATAYGLLPKRVAKPTTFEEIAAPEGAPLSPAHWGQIALLAVALVIDVMKAASLGFVVPGMRTEYHLTKAAVSILPFVALTGTTVGSFLWGWLADIYGRRATILLAAVMFMATSICGAMPSFAWNIFMCFLMGIGAGGMLPVGYALLAEIMPTRHRGWCLVLVGGIGTVGGYFATSACSALLQPTFGWRILWLINLPISAILIVVSPLLQESARFLQEMGRVDEARATLARYGLTLSSTEAGSSTGLPAERKADSSATRIVARQPGLAGMTVALTIAALSWGFVNFGVLLWLPGSLVAEGRSMGVASALIARSSFVAIPTILLAAWLYNIWSTKRMLALSVGLTTLGLVAVLLRSNGTFPWLANPAIPITLLIIGSSAAISMMLPYAAESYPIRVRGRATGWVAGCSKSGGLIAQGLGVLGLVPAIGHAAGLIAIPSALSMILILILGRETHGHDLRELEVRPLAGEEDTATAGTLTAS is encoded by the coding sequence ATGCATGTTCCCATGTTTCTCATGGGCCGGGCTGTTCACTATCAGCTTGCAGGCATGCCCATGGGCAACACCATGCTCGCAGGCATGGGTTTGATCGTTGCCGGATGCATGGCCACGGCCTACGGACTGTTGCCCAAGCGTGTTGCGAAGCCCACGACGTTTGAGGAGATTGCCGCCCCCGAGGGCGCGCCGTTGAGCCCGGCGCATTGGGGACAGATCGCATTGCTTGCCGTCGCTCTGGTGATCGACGTGATGAAGGCCGCCTCGCTTGGCTTCGTCGTTCCCGGTATGCGAACGGAATATCACCTGACGAAGGCTGCTGTTTCGATTCTGCCGTTTGTCGCGCTTACGGGAACCACTGTGGGTTCCTTCCTGTGGGGGTGGCTTGCCGATATCTACGGTCGCCGCGCCACGATTCTGCTGGCGGCGGTCATGTTCATGGCTACCTCGATCTGCGGAGCCATGCCGTCGTTCGCGTGGAATATCTTCATGTGCTTCCTGATGGGTATCGGCGCAGGCGGCATGCTGCCGGTGGGATACGCCCTGCTGGCGGAGATCATGCCCACGCGGCATCGCGGATGGTGCCTTGTGCTGGTCGGCGGTATCGGCACGGTGGGCGGGTATTTCGCCACAAGCGCCTGTTCGGCGCTGCTGCAGCCTACCTTCGGGTGGCGCATTCTCTGGCTCATCAACCTGCCGATCTCGGCGATCCTGATTGTCGTGAGCCCGCTACTGCAGGAGTCGGCCCGCTTTCTCCAGGAGATGGGCCGGGTGGACGAAGCGCGTGCCACGCTGGCTCGTTACGGCCTCACGCTGTCCTCGACGGAAGCAGGTTCCTCTACAGGTCTTCCAGCAGAGCGTAAGGCTGATTCTTCGGCAACGCGAATTGTGGCCAGGCAGCCTGGACTAGCAGGCATGACGGTGGCGTTGACCATCGCAGCGTTGTCCTGGGGATTCGTCAACTTCGGCGTGCTGCTGTGGCTGCCAGGCAGTCTGGTGGCGGAAGGCCGCAGCATGGGGGTTGCCAGCGCATTGATTGCGCGCTCCTCCTTCGTTGCCATTCCGACCATCCTTCTCGCAGCCTGGCTCTACAACATCTGGAGCACGAAACGGATGCTGGCGCTCTCGGTCGGCTTGACCACGCTCGGACTCGTGGCGGTTCTGCTGCGGAGTAACGGGACATTCCCCTGGCTGGCCAATCCAGCCATCCCGATTACGCTGCTCATTATCGGTTCGAGCGCTGCTATTTCGATGATGCTGCCGTACGCCGCTGAAAGCTATCCCATCCGCGTGCGCGGGCGGGCGACTGGCTGGGTGGCCGGATGCAGCAAGTCTGGCGGGCTAATCGCGCAGGGACTGGGCGTGCTCGGCCTGGTACCGGCCATCGGCCATGCCGCGGGATTGATTGCCATCCCGTCGGCACTTTCGATGATCCTGATCCTGATTCTGGGCCGCGAGACACATGGACACGACCTGCGAGAGCTGGAAGTCCGTCCGCTAGCCGGCGAAGAGGATACTGCTACCGCCGGCACTTTGACTGCAAGCTAG
- a CDS encoding DoxX family protein, with translation MFSAFERIRPAAALVARLILGVIMVAHGAHKVFPRGALYLFAQSVAHLGLPYWMGYLAAFTELFGGVCLILGLLLHIAALGIAIDMAVAIFKVHLHHGLVGPQGLEFPLALFALAIVLLGTGPGHLAADRYMFRGGR, from the coding sequence ATGTTTTCCGCATTTGAACGCATTCGGCCCGCAGCAGCCCTCGTCGCCAGGCTGATTCTCGGCGTCATCATGGTGGCGCACGGCGCGCACAAGGTCTTCCCTCGCGGAGCGCTCTACCTCTTCGCGCAATCCGTGGCTCATCTTGGTCTGCCTTACTGGATGGGCTACCTCGCCGCCTTTACCGAGCTCTTCGGCGGCGTCTGCCTCATCCTCGGACTGCTGCTTCACATCGCCGCTCTCGGCATCGCCATCGACATGGCCGTAGCCATCTTCAAGGTGCATCTGCACCATGGGCTTGTCGGGCCGCAGGGCCTTGAATTTCCCCTGGCCCTCTTCGCATTGGCAATCGTCCTGCTCGGCACCGGCCCGGGACATCTCGCCGCAGACCGGTACATGTTCCGCGGCGGGCGCTAG
- a CDS encoding alpha/beta hydrolase: protein MAKPKSQPNRSTSSAPVEETIRAAWLLKAVLITLAAALFCVYASLCLLFYQGQWQLILHPSHLIAATPAAQGLKFEDVHFDVTETGVSQLDGWWIPADPGSRWSSSAILYLHDGAGSLSDALPTLAMLHDLGVNVFAFDYRGFGRSVSVRPGEQTMQADAQAAWNYLTQTRSLSAQSVVLYGTGLGATPATQLAAATSPAGIILDTPSETARTLFLRDSRSHILPLWLLQNQNFDPEPVLRALAIPKLFLDRDGERPRTRQLFHAAAYPRTYVEARSQIDTTHALQQFFDQVLH, encoded by the coding sequence TTGGCTAAGCCGAAGAGCCAGCCGAATCGAAGCACTTCCTCGGCGCCTGTTGAGGAAACCATTCGCGCCGCGTGGCTGCTGAAGGCCGTGCTCATCACGCTCGCGGCAGCCCTATTCTGTGTGTACGCTTCGCTCTGCCTGCTCTTCTACCAGGGACAATGGCAGCTCATCCTCCATCCCTCGCATCTCATCGCGGCCACGCCCGCAGCGCAGGGTCTGAAGTTCGAAGACGTCCATTTCGACGTAACGGAAACAGGCGTGTCCCAGCTCGATGGCTGGTGGATTCCCGCCGACCCCGGCAGCCGCTGGAGCAGCTCCGCCATTCTCTATCTCCACGATGGAGCCGGCTCGCTCTCCGATGCACTGCCTACGCTGGCCATGCTGCACGATCTTGGCGTGAACGTATTCGCCTTCGATTACCGCGGCTTCGGCCGCAGCGTCTCTGTCCGGCCCGGAGAGCAGACGATGCAGGCCGATGCCCAGGCCGCGTGGAACTATCTCACGCAAACGCGCAGTCTCTCCGCGCAATCCGTGGTGCTTTACGGCACCGGGCTCGGAGCTACCCCTGCCACACAGCTCGCAGCAGCAACCTCTCCTGCGGGCATCATCCTCGACACCCCCAGCGAAACCGCGCGCACGTTGTTCCTGCGTGACAGCCGTTCGCATATCCTGCCACTGTGGCTGTTGCAGAATCAGAATTTCGATCCCGAACCCGTTTTGCGCGCGCTGGCGATTCCCAAGCTCTTCCTCGACCGCGATGGAGAACGGCCACGGACCCGGCAGCTCTTCCATGCCGCAGCCTATCCCCGTACATACGTAGAGGCGCGCAGCCAGATCGACACCACGCATGCACTCCAGCAGTTCTTCGATCAGGTTCTTCACTAA
- a CDS encoding Rieske (2Fe-2S) protein encodes MSQPVRILSRSELPPEGEAREAVCGARTLCIANANGEVHAVDNVCPHRGGPLGQGIVENGNIVCPWHAWAFNLKSGAAEHSPLARIRVYPVHVEGDDVLVEID; translated from the coding sequence ATGTCTCAACCGGTCCGAATTCTCAGCCGCTCCGAGCTCCCTCCCGAAGGAGAGGCTCGCGAAGCCGTTTGCGGCGCCCGCACACTGTGCATCGCCAACGCGAATGGTGAAGTCCACGCTGTCGACAACGTCTGTCCGCATCGTGGCGGTCCGCTTGGTCAGGGCATCGTCGAGAATGGCAACATCGTCTGCCCTTGGCATGCCTGGGCCTTCAATCTCAAGAGCGGCGCCGCCGAACACTCCCCGCTCGCTCGCATCCGTGTTTATCCGGTGCATGTCGAAGGAGACGACGTCCTCGTCGAGATCGACTGA
- the tpiA gene encoding triose-phosphate isomerase: MRKPVIAANWKMYKTPAQAQEFLQSFLPLVADDTRDEILLFPSYVDLSVAIAATAGSNVSVGAQNIHYAEEGAYTGEISPSMVEALGATHVLVGHSERRQYFGETDQIVNKKIHAAIHHGLTPVICMGETLEEREAGRTEEALLLHCQESLKGIIPQVAENFIIAYEPIWAIGTGKTATPEMAGMAHFFIRTQIAHLLGRHTADRIRILYGGSVKPENACALLNQPEVDGALVGGASLDPYSFAKIVNY; this comes from the coding sequence ATGCGCAAGCCTGTTATCGCGGCCAACTGGAAAATGTACAAGACTCCCGCACAGGCGCAGGAGTTCCTACAGTCGTTTTTACCCCTCGTCGCGGACGACACGCGCGACGAGATTCTTCTCTTTCCCTCTTACGTCGATCTCTCTGTTGCGATCGCCGCCACCGCGGGCAGCAATGTCTCTGTAGGCGCGCAGAATATCCACTACGCCGAAGAAGGTGCTTACACCGGCGAGATCTCTCCCTCGATGGTCGAGGCGCTCGGCGCCACGCACGTGCTGGTCGGCCACTCCGAACGCCGCCAGTACTTTGGAGAGACCGATCAGATCGTCAACAAGAAGATCCATGCCGCCATCCATCACGGATTGACCCCGGTGATCTGCATGGGAGAGACCCTGGAAGAGCGTGAAGCAGGCAGAACCGAAGAGGCGCTTCTCCTCCACTGCCAGGAGTCGCTGAAAGGCATCATTCCGCAGGTGGCAGAAAACTTCATCATCGCCTATGAGCCCATCTGGGCCATCGGCACCGGCAAGACCGCGACGCCCGAGATGGCCGGCATGGCGCACTTCTTCATCCGCACGCAGATCGCGCATCTGCTCGGCCGCCACACGGCAGACCGCATCCGCATCCTCTACGGCGGCTCGGTAAAGCCGGAGAATGCCTGCGCCCTGCTCAATCAGCCGGAAGTCGACGGCGCCCTGGTCGGAGGCGCAAGCCTCGATCCCTATTCCTTCGCAAAAATCGTAAATTATTAG
- a CDS encoding phosphoglycerate kinase, with protein MAKLSIRDLDLAHKHVLIRVDFNVPLSEDGSEITDDTRIRETLPTLEYALRHKAKLILASHLGRPKGKPNPKYSLRPVVDRLRQLLDHHLGEQVNVAFSPDCVGEIATELSRQLESGQVLLLENLRFHAEEEANDPKFAKELASLCEIYVNDAFGSAHRAHASTEGITHFVKQSAAGLLMEKELNYMGKALEEPARPFVAILGGSKVSDKIKVIDNLLNKVDALIIGGGMAYTFQTVLGIEIGKSLFEPDKVDLAKETLAKAKAKGVKLLLPVDNVIADKFAPDAKTQIYDGTGEYPAGWEGLDIGPKSVELFAKEVAEASTIVWNGPMGVFEFPAFAVGTNAIAKAVAANQDAISIVGGGDSVSAVKKAGVADRITHISTGGGASLEFLEGRKLPGVEALTEK; from the coding sequence ATGGCAAAACTCTCCATTCGTGATCTCGATCTCGCCCATAAGCACGTCCTCATCCGCGTTGACTTCAACGTCCCTCTCAGCGAGGACGGCTCGGAGATCACCGACGACACGCGCATCCGCGAGACGCTTCCCACCCTCGAATATGCCCTGCGCCACAAGGCCAAGCTGATCCTCGCCTCGCACCTCGGCCGTCCCAAGGGCAAACCGAATCCGAAGTACAGCCTGCGCCCCGTCGTCGATCGTCTGCGTCAGCTGCTCGACCATCACCTCGGTGAGCAGGTGAACGTCGCCTTCTCGCCCGACTGCGTCGGCGAAATCGCCACCGAACTCTCGCGCCAGCTCGAGTCCGGTCAGGTTCTGCTGCTAGAGAACCTCCGTTTCCACGCCGAAGAAGAGGCCAACGATCCGAAGTTCGCCAAAGAACTCGCCTCGCTCTGTGAGATCTACGTAAACGACGCCTTCGGCAGCGCGCACCGCGCCCACGCCTCGACTGAAGGCATCACCCACTTCGTGAAGCAGTCCGCCGCCGGCCTGCTCATGGAGAAAGAGCTGAACTACATGGGTAAGGCGCTCGAAGAGCCGGCCCGGCCCTTCGTCGCCATTCTCGGAGGCTCCAAGGTCTCCGACAAGATTAAGGTCATCGACAACCTGCTCAACAAGGTCGACGCGCTCATCATCGGCGGAGGCATGGCCTATACCTTCCAGACCGTCCTCGGCATTGAGATCGGCAAGTCTCTCTTCGAGCCGGACAAGGTCGATCTGGCGAAGGAGACGCTCGCCAAGGCGAAAGCCAAGGGCGTCAAGCTCCTGCTGCCCGTCGACAACGTCATCGCCGACAAGTTCGCACCCGACGCGAAGACGCAGATCTACGATGGCACCGGAGAATATCCTGCCGGCTGGGAAGGTCTCGACATCGGACCGAAGAGCGTCGAGCTCTTTGCCAAGGAAGTGGCCGAGGCTTCGACCATCGTCTGGAACGGCCCCATGGGTGTCTTCGAGTTCCCTGCCTTCGCCGTCGGCACCAACGCCATCGCCAAGGCGGTTGCTGCGAATCAGGACGCCATCTCCATCGTCGGCGGCGGCGATTCCGTCTCTGCGGTGAAGAAAGCAGGAGTCGCTGACCGCATTACGCACATCTCTACTGGTGGAGGCGCCTCGCTTGAGTTTCTGGAAGGCAGGAAGCTCCCCGGCGTCGAAGCGCTCACCGAAAAATAG